In the genome of Candidatus Marinimicrobia bacterium CG08_land_8_20_14_0_20_45_22, the window GTTTCCGGATTCAAGCCTGCTTTGACGATGTCGTCCGGTCTGAGGTGAAATTCCATCAATGAGTCGGTAAAAATCGCTGAAACTAACTCATTGCCTTTTTCGTCGAACGAGCGAATCTTGAAGTCAAACAACCGCCATTTTTTCTCTTCCGGGATCCAGACCATTTTCCGAACATCGATCCGGCGTTTGAGGATATGGTTTTCGATATCCTGAATCGTTACCGATGAAGCCGTATTGTCTTTGACATTAAAAACGGAAATCACGATGTTGCAGGTTGGCGAATCCTGATGCATGATATTGGTGAAGATCGTTTTGGTGAAATTGCGAGAGCGCTTGAGGTTGTTTTGCTCAATTTCCGCTCGAATACGGGAGGTGGGAATGACGACGCTATCCTGAAAGAAAAAGGAACCGATGCTGAACAGAAGTCCGGTGAAAAGTAGCGGAATTGAAAGTCGGTACAGGCTGATTCCGGAAGATTTTAGCGCCGCCAATTCGTTATGTTTGGAGAGTGTTCCGATCGTGAAAACGGATGCAAGTAGAAGAGCCATCGGAATGGCAATATCGACGTAATATGGTAATTGATAGAGATAAAACGTCGCGATGAGCCGCCCATGCATCTGAGCTTTCAGGAATTTGTCCATTTTCTCAATGAGGTCAACGATGTTGAAAATCGCCAAAAACGCCAGTAAAGACAGAATGAAAAGCAGGAAAAATTTCCGGAGTACGTATCGATCTAATAGTTTCACTTCAATCATCGCCTGAAATCTAAAACGTCCGGATCGCTTAATCCAAGCTTTTCTCTTAGGCTTTAGCAGAAAATTGAATAATATTACCACCGTGAGATTCTCTTGGAATTTTTAAATCAGCGATAATGTAGCAGGGTGAATTCGATTATGAACGAAGCCAAACCGACTCTCTCCTTCTGGAAAGCTATCACTCCGATCATTTATCTCGGTATTGCGCTGATCGTAACGCTGAAATTTTGGGACGGCGATCCGCATTTGCCGATCCTTTCCGCGGCGATCCTTTCCGCCGTCACCGGAGTCCTTTCCGGTTTCAAATGGAAAGAAATAGAAGCGGGCATCGTGAAGACGATCAGCATGTCTATGTCGGCGATTCTGATCCTGATGATTATTGGAATGATCATCGGTGTTTGGATTCTCGCCGGGATCGTGCCGACCATGATCTACTATGGTTTAAAGATTCTCACGCCGAGCATTTTCCTCGTCGCCACCGCATTGATTTGCGCGGTTGTTTCGACGGCAACCGGCAGTTCATGGACGACGGCTGGAACGGTTGGAATAGCGTTGATCGGCGTCGGGCAGGGCTTTGGCATTCCACTTCCGATTGTTGCAGGGGCGA includes:
- a CDS encoding sodium:proton antiporter, whose product is MNEAKPTLSFWKAITPIIYLGIALIVTLKFWDGDPHLPILSAAILSAVTGVLSGFKWKEIEAGIVKTISMSMSAILILMIIGMIIGVWILAGIVPTMIYYGLKILTPSIFLVATALICAVVSTATGSSWTTAGTVGIALIGVGQGFGIPLPIVAGAIISGSYFGDKMSPLSDTTNLAPAMAGATLFDHVRHMFYTTTPSLIIALILYGIIGARYSGNDLEFHTIDVILSGIAQKFTISVWLFLPPLLVIAMVVLKVPAIPGLMGGTILGALFAAGFQGSSMTEIIRSAHYGFVSQTGVASV